From the genome of Mycobacterium kansasii ATCC 12478:
CGCGGCCTTCACTTATGTCACCGCGGAGATCCTGCCGGTGGGTGCCCTGTCGGCGATTGCCCGGAACCTGAACATCAGCATCGTCCTGGTGGGGACCCTGTTGTCCTGGTATGCCCTGGTCGCGGCTCTGACGACGGTTCCGTTGGTGCGCTGGACGGCGCACTGGCCGCGTCGCCGGACCCTGGTGGTTGCCCTGGTTTGTCTGACCGTTTCCCAGCTGATCTCGGCGCTGGCGCCCAACTTCGCGGTGTTGGCCGCCGGGCGGGTGCTCTGTGCGGTCACCCACGGTCTGCTGTGGTCGGTGATCGCCCCGATCGCCACCCGCCTGGTGCCGGCCAGCCACGCCGGACGCGCCACCACCTCGATCTACGTCGGAACCAGCCTGGCGCTGGTGGTGGGCAGTCCCCTGACGGCCGTCATGAGCCTGATGTGGGGCTGGCGGCTGGCAGCGGTGTGCGTGACCGTTGCGGCTGCCGTCGTGACCGTGGCGGCCCGGCTGCTGTTGCCCGAACTCGTGCTCAGCGCGGACCAGCTACAGCACGTGGGTCCGCGATCGCGCCACCACCGCAATCGGGCGCTGATAATCGTCAGCCTGATCACCATGATCGGCGTCACCGGCCATTTCGTCTCGTACACCTACATCGTGGTGGTCATCCGGCAAGTCGTCGGGGTGCACGGGCCGAGCCAGGCGTGGCTGCTGGCGGCCTACGGTGTCGCCGGAGTGATCGCGGTGGCTCTGGTGGCGCGCCCGCTGGACCGCCGGCCGAAGGGCGCGGTGATTTTCTGTGTCGCCGGCCTGACCGTTGCATTCGTCGTGCTGACGGGGCTGGCTTTCGGCGGTGACCGCGCGCCGGTGACGACGTTGGTCGTCGGGACCGGGGCGATCGTGCTGTGGGGAGCGGCGGCCACCGCCGTGTCGCCGATGCTGCAATCCGCGGCGATGCGCAGCGGGGCAGACGACCCCGACGGGGCATCCGGGCTGTATGTGACGGCGTTTCAGCTGGGGATCATGGCCGGCTCGCTGGCGGGTGGATTGCTGTACGAGCGGAGTGTGGCGTTGATGCTCACCGCATCGGCGATCTTGATGGGTGTCGCGCTGGTGGCGGTATCGGCGGTCCGGCGTGTCTTCGAGGCCGCGGATGACGCGGCTTCCAACACCGGCAGGGCAACTTCACACCCTAACTAACACCGCAGGTCAGCGGTGTGAATTGGGTGGCTGGTGTGGGGCCGGACGGCTTCGGGGCCGGAAAGTAGCCGCTGTGCTATGCCACACTGGGGGCCAGGACGTGACGGGAGGGATGACATATGTCGCGCTGGACC
Proteins encoded in this window:
- a CDS encoding MFS transporter, translated to MTADTRTVAPAAGPWTPRIAAQLAVLAAAAFTYVTAEILPVGALSAIARNLNISIVLVGTLLSWYALVAALTTVPLVRWTAHWPRRRTLVVALVCLTVSQLISALAPNFAVLAAGRVLCAVTHGLLWSVIAPIATRLVPASHAGRATTSIYVGTSLALVVGSPLTAVMSLMWGWRLAAVCVTVAAAVVTVAARLLLPELVLSADQLQHVGPRSRHHRNRALIIVSLITMIGVTGHFVSYTYIVVVIRQVVGVHGPSQAWLLAAYGVAGVIAVALVARPLDRRPKGAVIFCVAGLTVAFVVLTGLAFGGDRAPVTTLVVGTGAIVLWGAAATAVSPMLQSAAMRSGADDPDGASGLYVTAFQLGIMAGSLAGGLLYERSVALMLTASAILMGVALVAVSAVRRVFEAADDAASNTGRATSHPN